A genomic region of Anopheles coustani chromosome 3, idAnoCousDA_361_x.2, whole genome shotgun sequence contains the following coding sequences:
- the LOC131272077 gene encoding m7GpppN-mRNA hydrolase yields MATNSPVSAMQQGPATGQKLKKNASFTISSDILDDLASRFIINVPVEERQNLIRICFQVELAHWFYLDFYCSEMKQKCGIKQFAQQMFKHVPCLQPYCPTVDDVLDNWKQYKVTVPTCGAILLSEDLKHVLLVQSYWAKSSWGFPKGKINENEEPIKCAIREVYEETGYDISNLIVQTEYIELVINYQYTRLYLVSGVPLTTVFVPKTRNEIKCCEWFPVDLLPVTKHENIVKDNHQLTGNSFFMILPFVKRLKKWLESYQKGKPGNKGGGKGLNNMQMGNSPVFGRESAGKQKLFYGTNMSGGGSTNKNTYDQQALQQDKSQRQRQRHKSMGELEQPGMPRPKNNSGTPQVNQQQFYKNSSNANQPPQYQILKREDTMLAQKVGFMSVGPAQDLSPAPTEGMGTSKKKQSKSKQEPSSAGGGIAGSGGVVPQVGQVERPGKQQIKRKLFANDPYAEFNEISGWVRFQLDYNKFVF; encoded by the exons ATGGCGACAAATAGTCCAGTAAGCGCAATGCAGCAGGGCCCAGCAACCGGGCAGAAGCTGAAAAAGAATGCTTCGTTCACGATCTCGAGCGACATACTGGACGATCTGGCTAGTCGGTTCATCATCAACGTGCCCGTCGAGGAGCGACAAAACCTAATCCGCATCTGCTTCCAAGTGGAGCTGGCCCACTGGTTCTACCTGGACTTTTACTGCTCGGAAATGAAGCAAAAGTGTGGCATCAAACAGTTCGCGCAGCAAATGTTCAAG CACGTCCCGTGTTTGCAACCGTACTGCCCAACCGTTGACGATGTGCTGGATAACTGGAAGCAGTATAAAGTAACCGTCCCGACCTGCGGCGCCATATTGCTATCGGAAGACCTCAAGCACGTGCTGCTGGTGCAGTCGTACTGGGCCAAATCTTCCTGGGGCTTCCCGAAGGGCAAGATTAACGAAAACGAAGAACCGATCAAGTGTGCGATCCGCGAGGTGTACGAGGAGACGGGCTACGACATCAGTAATCTCATCGTACAGACCGAGTACATCGAGCTGGTCATCAACTATCAGTACACCCGGCTGTACCTGGTGTCGGGCGTTCCGCTAACGACCGTCTTTGTGCCGAAGACGCGCAACGAAATCAAATGCTGCGAATGGTTTCCGGTCGACCTGCTGCCAGTGACCAAGCACGAGAACATCGTAAAAGACAACCATCAGCTGACGGGTAACTCGTTTTTCATGATCCTTCCGTTCGTAAAGCGATTGAAGAAGTGGCTGGAGTCGTATCAGAAAGGTAAACCGGGTAACAAGGGTGGCGGGAAGGGGTTGAACAACATGCAGATGGGCAACTCGCCCGTGTTCGGTCGAGAATCGGCCGGAAAGCAGAAGCTTTTCTATGGCACCAACATGAGCGGAGGTGGaagtacaaacaaaaatacctaCGACCAGCAGGCACTACAGCAGGATAAATCACAacggcagcggcagcggcacAAATCGATGGGAGAGCTCGAACAGCCCGGTATGCCACGGCCGAAGAACAATAGCGGCACACCGCAGGTGAACCAGCAGCAGTTCTACAAAAACTCTTCCAACGCCAACCAACCGCCACAGTACCAGATACTGAAGCGCGAGGACACCATGCTGGCACAGAAGGTGGGTTTTATGTCGGTTGGACCCGCACAGGATCTTTCGCCCGCCCCAACCGAGGGAATGGGAACgtcgaagaaaaaacagaGCAAAAGCAAGCAGGAACCATCGTCCGCGGGAGGAGGGATTGCAGGTTCCGGGGGCGTGGTGCCGCAAGTTGGTCAGGTGGAGCGACCCGGAAAACAACAGATAAAGCGAAAGCTGTTCGCCAACGATCCCTACGCCGAGTTCAACGAGATTTCCGGATGGGTTAGGTTCCAGTTGGATTACAACAAATTTGTATTCTAA
- the LOC131272377 gene encoding WD repeat-containing protein 18, whose protein sequence is MTDCVEIAITSDGSEQLWSCCAWNVRTGTQLMPYRHGGAPAVKTLQVVSNRYIVAGHQAKPLLHIWPINKQDPSNVKYLLAGSPQAVAVSPDGNYCIVAHEDSFNVYMLVNGINVAAVSHHFGKITALKFTDDGSHFVSAAQDCRVVVWSLAKTVLQKDNKLLYEFADFTLPVSDIYVGKGGMKALLAVASLDRSCKIYDLASGKMVLNLVFPVALSVVTMNGLETELYVGNKQGSIFICNLQSTPRSKEIHLPQSLLVPNTLKGHQKAVTCLSMSMDNETLLSGGEDAVVIVWHVKTRTQLKVIPHKGPITNAFFLITPKLMFDQSVTVNVPFPAFHKKPITRGSREAVSMELTTTKHSLRERTDTAPVVINRLSGQATKDNEISEVQRLEKVVHKLKTINRDLYEQSIRFMMSDVNGHSKGATKQVAEG, encoded by the coding sequence ATGACCGATTGTGTGGAAATTGCAATCACAAGCGATGGGTCGGAACAACTTTGGAGCTGTTGTGCGTGGAACGTGCGGACCGGGACGCAGCTGATGCCGTACCGACACGGAGGAGCTCCAGCAGTAAAGACGCTGCAGGTCGTCAGCAACCGATACATAGTTGCTGGACATCAGGCCAAACCGTTGCTGCACATATGGCCCATCAATAAGCAGGACCCGTCCAACGTGAAGTACCTGCTGGCCGGCTCTCCGCAAGCGGTTGCTGTGTCACCGGATGGAAACTATTGTATTGTTGCGCACGAAGATTCGTTTaatgtttacatgcttgtcaACGGAATAAACGTGGCCGCCGTATCACACCATTTCGGAAAAATTACGGCCCTAAAGTTCACCGACGATGGATCACACTTCGTGTCCGCCGCCCAAGACTGTCGTGTCGTCGTGTGGAGTCTGGCCAAGACGGTGCTTCAGAAAGACAACAAATTGTTGTACGAATTCGCCGACTTCACCCTACCCGTGTCTGATATTTACGTCGGAAAGGGTGGAATGAAAGCATTGCTGGCCGTTGCGTCCCTGGATCGGTCGTGCAAAATATACGACCTAGCATCCGGAAAGATGGTATTGAACTTAGTGTTTCCAGTTGCCCTTTCCGTCGTAACCATGAATGGACTCGAAACGGAGCTGTACGTTGGCAACAAGCAAGGGTCAATCTTTATATGCAACCTACAGTCCACGCCACGCTCGAAGGAAATTCACTTACCCCAGAGTTTGCTGGTGCCAAACACGCTCAAGGGACACCAGAAGGCCGTCACTTGTCTCTCGATGTCGATGGACAACGAAACCCTGCTTTCTGGTGGCGAGGACGCAGTGGTCATAGTTTGGCACGTCAAAACTCGGACACAGTTAAAAGTAATACCACACAAGGGCCCCATAACGAATGCATTTTTCCTCATCACGCCGAAGCTCATGTTTGACCAATCGGTAACAGTCAACGTACCCTTTCCGGCGTTCCATAAAAAGCCCATCACGCGCGGCTCTAGAGAAGCTGTAAGCATGGAGTTAACGACCACCAAGCATTCATTGCGTGAACGGACGGATACAGCACCGGTAGTAATAAATAGACTCAGCGGTCAAGCGACGAAGGACAATGAGATCAGCGAGGTTCAGCGGTTGGAAAAGGTTGTGCATAAATTGAAAACCATCAATCGCGATTTGTACGAACAAAGCATACGTTTTATGATGTCGGATGTGAATGGACATAGTAAAGGAGCTACCAAACAGGTAGCAGAAGGTTAA